One Capsicum annuum cultivar UCD-10X-F1 chromosome 2, UCD10Xv1.1, whole genome shotgun sequence genomic window carries:
- the LOC107859445 gene encoding quinone oxidoreductase PIG3: MKAVVITSPGGPEVLKLQEVEDPEIKDDEVLIKVAATALNRADTLQRQGKYPPPKGDSEYPGLECSGTVEAVGKDVIRWKIGDQVCALIGGGGYAEKVAVPTGQVLPIPSGVSLQDAASFPEVACTVWSTIFMTSGLSAGETLLLHGGSSGIGTFAIQMAKCLGIKVFITAGSEEKLAACKELGADVCINYKTEDFVARIKEETGGKGVDVILDNIGGSYFQRNLDSLNVGGRLFIIGFMGGTMTQVNLGCLLARRLTVQAAGLRSRTAKNKAQIVREVEKNVWPAIAAGKVKPVVYKYFPLAEAAEAHQLMESSKHVGKILLTV; the protein is encoded by the exons ATGAAGGCTGTTGTAATCACAAGCCCAGGTGGTCCAGAGGTGTTGAAGCTTCAAGAAGTGGAAGACCCAGAGATCAAAGATGATGAAGTGTTGATTAAAGTTGCAGCTACTGCACTTAATAGAGCTGATACCCTTCAACGCCAAGGTAAATATCCACCCCCTAAAGGTGACAGTGAATACCCAGGTCTTGAATGTTCTGGAACTGTTGAAGCTGTTGGCAAGGATGTTATTCGATGGAAAATTGGTGACCAG GTATGTGCTCTCATTGGTGGAGGTGGTTATGCGGAGAAAGTAGCTGTACCTACTGGACAAGTTCTTCCTATTCCATCAGGTGTTTCTTTACAAGATGCAGCTAGCTTTCCTGAAGTGGCATGCACTGTTTGGTCGACCATTTTCATGACGAGCGGGCTTTCCGCTGGTGAAACGCTTCTG TTACATGGAGGTTCTAGTGGAATTGGTACCTTTGCCATTCAAATGGCCAAGTGCCTTGGGATCAAAGTTTTCATCACAGCAG GAAGCGAGGAAAAACTTGCTGCATGCAAAGAACTCGGGGCTGATGTTTGCATCAATTACAAGACTGAAGACTTTGTTGCACGCATCAAGGAAGAAACGGGAGGGAAAG GTGTTGATGTCATACTAGATAACATAGGAGGTTCATACTTCCAACGGAACCTCGACAGCCTTAATGTTGGTGGTAGGCTCTTCATTATTGGTTTTATGGGAGGTACAATGACCCAAGTAAATCTTGGCTGTTTGTTAGCAAGACGCCTGACGGTGCAGG CTGCTGGCTTGCGTAGTAGAACCGCAAAAAACAAAGCTCAAATTGTGAGAGAAGTGGAAAAGAATGTTTGGCCTGCAATTGCAGCAGGCAAGGTGAAACCGGTGGTGTACAAGTACTTCCCCTTGGCAGAAGCTGCTGAGGCTCACCAGTTAATGGAAAGCAGCAAGCACGTTGGAAAGATTCTGCTTACTGTTTAA